The genomic region TAGCCGAAGGGGTGGCTCCGGGTCGCTTCCTTGCCGGAGTAGCGGATGCCGAAGAGGAGGAAGACCTGGTTCCCGGTGTCGGAGATGGAGTGATACGTCTCGGACAGCATCGCCGGACTCCCGGTGATGCTGAACCCGATGAACTTCAGAATCGCGATCGCGCCGTTAGCGATGAGCGCCGCGATAACGACAGACTTGCTTGAGGCCATCAAATAGGTGCGCGAGGGCCAGTAAAAAAGCGTTTCCGCTCTCCTACGCTGATACGTACTCCCAGGTGCTGCCGTCCTCGCCGGGGCCGGTCACGCCGGGCAGACGGGGGAGCCGCGGGCGCAGGAACGACCACCAGGCCTCGGCGTCGTCGTAGCCGGCCCGGTACTTCGGGAACACCTCCATCTTGAACTCGCGGTCGGTGACGGTGCCCTCCTCGGCGAGGTGGTCCCACGCGGCGCGGACCGCGTCCCGACGCCAGTCGATCATCATCTCGCTCACACCGGGCACGTCCATCTCGGCGACGGCCTCGTCGACGGCCTCCTCGCGGGCCGTCTCCGGGTCGACGTTCGCCGGTGTCCCGTGCAGCGATGCGGGGGCGAAGTAGGCGGTCAGCGTCGCGTCTCCGTCGGTCAGTTCCTTCGCCCGTAGGTCACCCCCCTCGACGAGGCCGTCGAGGATATCGACGACGACCTCGGACGAGACGTCCGTCTCGGCGGCGACCTCGGTCGCGGTCCGGGGCGCAGCGTCGTCGAACGTGGCGAGGACGACCGCGTCCGCGACGGCCCGGTGATTCTCTTGGCGCTCGCGCTCTTTCGACATATGTGCACATACTGGGGGGACCCCCAAATCCGTTTTTGTCCGTCGAAAATCACGTCACCCCTCGCGTCGTAGTGCTGGCCATGCTCGTTATCTGCTCTGATTCGCATGCCAGGACGGGGCACGCCCTCGCTGGCCGGTCTCTCGAGGCGGTCCGAGAGGCCGACCTCGTGGTCCACGCCGGAGATTTCACTACGCCAACAGTTCTCGACGCCTTTCGCGAGGAGGCCGACCGGCTGCTCGCGGTCCACGGCAACGCGGACGGGCAAGCCGTGCGAGACCGACTCCCGACAGCGCGGGTGTTCGAGCACGCGGGGTTCACCATCGCGGTCACGCACCGGCGCAACGGCGGGGACCTCGGCCTGCGGATGTTCGGCCGCGAGAAGGGCGCGGACCTCGTCGTCTCCGGGCACACACATCGCCCGCGATTCGTCGAGACTCAGGACATCTGTCTGTTGAATCCGGGGAGTCACGCCCAGCCGCGAGGGAACCGGCCGGCACACGCCGAACTCGAAGCGACGGCCGACGGGCTCTCGGGAGAACTGGTTCAGCCCGACGGGACCGTCATCGAACGATTCGTGGTCCCGTCGGATGGCGCGCGTGAGAGTCAGCAGTGAAAGCGGGGACAGGGCGACGGGTGCCG from Haloarchaeobius sp. HME9146 harbors:
- a CDS encoding metallophosphoesterase; this encodes MLVICSDSHARTGHALAGRSLEAVREADLVVHAGDFTTPTVLDAFREEADRLLAVHGNADGQAVRDRLPTARVFEHAGFTIAVTHRRNGGDLGLRMFGREKGADLVVSGHTHRPRFVETQDICLLNPGSHAQPRGNRPAHAELEATADGLSGELVQPDGTVIERFVVPSDGARESQQ